The genomic region TCGACCCGCTGATCAGCGGCAATAAGTGGTTCAAGCTCACCGAACACCTGGCGCAAGGCCGGGCGGCGGGTGCCAGCGGGATCATCAGCCTGGGCGGGGCTTACTCCAATCATTTGCATGCACTGGCGGCGGCCGGGAAACGCTTCGGCTTTCCTACGGTTGGCTTGCTGCGTGGCCATCCTCAAGACACTCCCACGGTGCTCGACCTCAACGCCTTCGGCATGCAACTGCACTGGCTGGGGTATGGCGGCTATCGCGCGCGCAATGAGCCGGACTTCTGGCTACCGTGGCGCGAGCAGTATCCGCACCTGCACCCGGTGCCTGAGGGCGGTGGTGGCTTGACCGGTGCGTTGGGCTGCGGGGTGTTGGTCAGTCAGGCGCAGGCGCAGTTAGGCGGCCTGGGCTGGGCGGACTATCACGGTTGGTGGCTGGCTGCGGGGACCGGCACCACGTTGGCGGGATTGGTGCTGGCCGAGGCGGGCGCGCATCCGGTATATGGCGCGCTGGCAGTGCCCGACGACCACGGCGTGGCGCAGCAGGTACGGGCGCTTGTGCAAGAGGGTTATGAATTGCTGGAGGCCAGCCGGGGCGGCTTTGCCAAGGTTGATCCGGAGTTGCTGGCCTTTATCGACGCCACCGAGCAAGCCTGTGGCCTGCCCCTGGAGCCGCTGTACACCGGCAAGGCGTTATTGGCGTTGAAGCAGCAGATTGAAGCCGGGAGATTTTCCCCCGGCACCCGTCTGATCTTTGTCCACACCGGTGGCCTGCAAGGCCGCCGGGGATTCCAAAGTTACTGAAGGTTCCCTCTCTTGCCGGGCATCATCCGCAACGCAGTATTGTCCCGCAGCACATAGTGATGGCCCAACCCCGCCAACGCATGCAGGCCGATCAGCCAGTAACCGACCTTGCCGAACAGCACATGCCAGCTTTCAATCTCTTTGGCCAACGCCTTGTTTTCGGCAATCAACGGCGGCAGCTCGATGCCGTAGAACATCACTGAATGCCCCTCCGCGCTGACGATCAGCCAGCCGGCGATGGGCATGCCGATCATCAAGGCATACAGCGCCATGTGCATCAGGGTGGCCAGGAAGGATTGCCATTGCGGCGGGGCCGGCACGATCTTCGGCGCCACGCCCAGGCTGCGGGCGAACAACCGTAGCCACACCAGTACAAATACGGTCAGGCCGAACATGAAGTGCATTTCCACAATCAACGTACGGCCGCCGCTGCCTTTGGGAAACTGCCCGCGTAATTCAATGCAGGCGTAAACCACCGCCAGCAGCACCACCATCAGCCAGTGCAACGCAATCGACATGGTGCTGTAACGCGTATCGGAATTCTTCCAGGGCATCGCTTTCTTCCTCACTCATCAGGGCAAACCTCCGTTCTTTCGCGACGGAGTCCTTTCAATGTAAGCCTGTTTTAGAAGGTTTGCCCGTGAGAGAAGGGTGTATAGACGATCTTTTGATCTCGATCAGTAGCCCTGTGGCATTTCACCCCGTGCCAGGCGCTGGTTGATGTTGGCGATCACCGCAGGCAGGTCGGTGATGGTGTCGATCATGTAGTGCGGGCGCGAGCCTTCGAACATGGCCTCGATGCGCGTGCGTTCGCTGGCGAGTGTGTCGGCGTCCAGGGCGCGGAACTGCTCGTAGGTCAGGCCCAGAGCGTTGCCTGAGCAGGTCAGCGCCACGGTCCACATGCCGGCGCGACGGCCTTCGAGAATGCCCGGCACGGTGTCGTCGATCTTCACGCAGGCCGCGACATCATCAATTCCGAGGGCGATCACGTTGGCCAGGGCCTGGGCTGGCCATGGGCGGCCGTTGGGTACTTCGTCGGTGGCGACCACGTGGTCGGCGACGTAGCCGTTGGTGGCGGCCAGTTCGACGACTTTGTCCATCACCTGCTTGGGGTAGCCGGAGCACGAGCCGATCTTGATCCCTTGCGTGCGCAGGTTGGCGATGGTGTCCAGGGCGCCGGGGATCAACGCCGAGTGCTCGGCGATTTTCTCGATCTGCAGCGGCATGAAGCGCTGGTAGATGGCGGTCACGTCATCGTCGGTTGGTGTGCGGCCAAAGGCCTTGCGATAGCGCTCGGCCACTTGCGGCTGGTCACACAGGGTGCGGATGTGGTCCCACTTGCCCATGCCCATCGGGCCGCGGGCTTCTTCGATGGAGACCTGCACGTCGAATTCAGCGAAGGCTTCGACAAAAATCTGCGTGGGGGCGAACGAGCCGAAATCGACCACAGTGCCGGCCCAGTCGAGGATCGCGGCTTGAAGCTGGGTTGGGTTTGCGTAGTTCATGGTTCAGATCCTGTGAGTAGTGGGCAGTCAGATGTCGAGCACGTTCATTTCTTGCAGCACCTCGGCCACCGCCGCGACAGCGGCTTGCATCTCGGCCTGGTTTACATGGCCAATGCAGCCCACGCGGAAGGTTTCCACCTGGGTCAATTTGCCGGGATAGAGGATGAAACCCTTGGCCTTGACCCGCTCGTAGAACTCCTTGAACTGGTAGCGCGGGTCTTTCGGCGCATGGAAGGTGACGATGATCGGTGCCTGGATCGCGGCAGGCAGGAAGCTGCGCAGGCCCAGTTCGGCCATGCCATCCAGCAGCGCCTGGCAGTTGTCGGCGTAGCGCTGGTGCCGGGCGGGCAGGCCGCCTTCTTCGTTGTATTGCAGCAGCGCTTCGTGCAGTGCGGCGACCACATGGGTCGGCGGAGTGAAGCGCCACTGGCCGGTCTTGGCCATGTAGCTGTGCTGGTCGAACAGGTCCATCGCCAGGGAATGGCTGTTACCTTGGGCAGCGGCCAGCGCCCGCTTTTCAGCGAACACAAACCCCATCCCCGGTACGCCTTCCAGGCACTTGCCGGAGGCGGCGATCAGCGCGTCGAACGGCACTTCACGGGCATCGATCGGCAGCGCGCCGAAGGAGCTCATGGCGTCGATGATCAGGCGCTTGCCGTGGCGTGCGATGACCTGGGCGATCTCGGGCAGCGGGTTCAGAATCCCGGTGCTGGTTTCGCAATGGATCAGTGCAATGTGGGTGATGCCCTTGTCGGCGTGCAGCAGGCGGTCGACGTCGGCGGCGGTAGTGGGTTCGTCTTCGGCGGTTTCAAAGGTACTGAACTCGCGGCCGAGCACTTCGCAGATCTTCGCCAGGCGTTTGCCGTAGGCACCGTTGATCAGCACCAGCACCTTGCCGTCCCGTGGCACCAGGGTGCCGATGGCCGCTTCCACGGCAAAGGTGCCGCTGCCTTGCAACGGCACGCAATGGTGACTGGCGGTGCCGTTGACGATCACCAGCAGTTGCTCGCAGAGGCTGGCGGTCAGTTGGTTGAAGCGGTCATCCCATGAACCCCAGTCGACCATCATGGCCTGGCGGGTACGGGCCGAGGTGGTCAAGGGCCCGGGGGTCAGCAGGATCGGCGCGGCAGTGCTCATTCGTGTGTCCTCGCAAAACAATGGGATGAAGTTACGGCGCCTAAATTGCAGTTTGGCTTGTCATCAATCAAATTGTTTGTTGTTATGCGAGCTATCAGTGAGGCCGATAGCTATGAACCTGTTTCAACTGCGTGCGTTTGATGCCGTAGCCCGCGAGGGCAGTTTTACCCGGGCGGCCGAGCGGCTGTTCATCAGCCAGCCGGCGGTAACCGGGCATATTAAGGCGCTGGAGGAGCACTACCAGATTGCCCTGCTGCGGCGTACCGCGCGGCGGGTGGAGTTGACCGAAGAGGGCACCAAGCTGGCGGCGATCACCCGGGCGATCTTCGGCCTGGTGGAGGAGGCGCAGACCTTGCTGGAGGCCAACCGGCAATTGCTTACCGGGCGCCTGGAAGTGGCGGCGGACGGGCCGCACATGGTCATGCCGATGCTGGCTAGCCTGCGGCAGCGGTATCCGGGGATTACCGTCAATTTGCGCCTGGGCAACGCTCAGGAAACCCTCGCGGCGTTGCTGTCGGAGCGCGCCGATGTGGCGGTGTTGACGGAGGTGGAGCCACGAAAGGGCCTGCATTTGCAGCCGTTGATCGAGTCCCGGATATGCGCGTTGGTGCCTGCCGGGCATCCTTGGTTGGCGGAGCCTGCGGGGATTCGGCTGGAGCAGTTGGATCAGGTGATCATGGTGTTGCGTGAACCCAGCTCGATTACGCGGCGGACCTTCGACGATGCCTGCGCCCAGGCCGGTGTGCAGCCCAAGGTGTTGCTGGAGCTGGACAGCCGTGAGGCGGTGACGGAAGCAGTGGCGGCTGAATTGGGGGTTGGTGTGGTGTCGTCGATGGAAGTCAGCCGGGACCCGCGGGTGCATGCGATTCCGATCCAGGGTGAGGGGCTAGTGAATCGGCATGTGATCGGGTGCATGGAGCGGCGGCGGGAGTTGCGGTTGATTCAGGCGTTTTTCGAGTTGGCGCCTTAGAGGGTGTTGGCTCAAGGCCTAGTTGGCCCCTTCGCGGGCAAGCCCGCTCCCACATTCGACCACATTCCATCGGTAGAACTCGGTCAACTGTGGGAGCGGGCTTGCTCGCGAAGGGGCCCTCAAATTCACCGCAAACTTTCCCGCACAATCTCCAGAAAAGTCGCCACCACCCGCCGTGAACTCTGCTCTTTCAAACACACCAGGGTTTCCTTCATCCGCTGCGTACAGTCACGGATCGGCATCGCATACACCCGCGAATCGGCCCCAAACTCCGCAGCCGACACCACCCCCACGCCAATCCCCACCACCACCGCCTCCCGCGCGGCTTCGCGGCCTTCCACCTGGATCGCCGGGCGAATCCGCAGCCCGGCCTGGTGCATTTCCTGCTCCAGGGTCTGACGGGTCACCGAGCCGATTTCCCGCAACACCAGCGGCGTATCGTCCAGGTCCGCCAGGCAGATCGACTCACGGCTCGCCCACGGGTGGTTGCGGGCGACAAACGCGAGCAATTGATCATCCGGCAATGGCAATGACAGCAGCCGCTCGTCGTCCACATCGCGCCCCAGCAGCGCCAGGTCGGCCTGGTAGTTGTAGAGGCGAAACAGCGATTCATCGGTGTTGCCGGTTTCGATCTTCACGCTGATGCCCGGGTACAGCTGGCAAAAGCGCGCGATCTGCGGCAGCACATGCACGGGCGCATCGACCGCGAGTGTCAGGGTGCCGGTTTGTAATGCCCGGGAATCCTGTAACAGCTCTTCGGCTTCCGCCGCGACCGCAAACAAGCGCTGGGTGATGCTCAACAGGCGCTCGCCAAGGTCGGTCAATCGTACTGAGCGTTTGTTGCGATGAAACAGCAGCACGCCGAAGCGTTCTTCGAGCTTGCGCACCTGGTCGGAAATGGCCGGCTGGCTGAGGAACAAGCGCTCGGCGGCGTGGGTAAAGCTGCCGTGGACGGCCACCGCATGAAAGGCTTTGAGTTGGGCGTGGGACACCGACATCGCGAATCCTCTTACAAGCTCAGCTTATATTTGAAATACGATAAATCGATTTTACCTATTAGTCAGCCATTGCTTTGATAGCCCCCAGTCGCCGTAAGTCGAGTCCTCCACCTTCGGCGGCCATGGGTCTTCTGCGTGCTTACCAGCGGGACTCATCTGACCAATACCGCGCCTTTCCAAGCGCCGGTACTGCAGTGCTCAACAATAAAAATACAGGCGTTTGCTTTTCATTCTGCCGGCACACTCACACCCGAGGTCAGAACCACCATGAATACTCCCTTGAGTAACATCAAGCGTTGGCGCGTGCAGATTTTCGCCATCACCTGGCTGGCGTACGCGGCCTTCTATTTCACCCGCAAAGCTTTTTCGGTGGCCAAACTGGGGATCGTCGACGACCCGAGTTTTCCGCTGGACAAGATGATGATGGCCAACCTGGATGGCATCTACCTGGCGGCCTACGCCGTTGGCCAGTTCACCTGGGGCATGCTTGCCGACCGTTTCGGGCCGCGTGTGGTGGTACTCGGCGGGTTGCTGATTTCCGCCGCCGCCGCCCTGGTGATGGGCACGTTTGCCACCTTGCCGATCTTTGTCACCTGCATGTTGATCCAGGGCCTGGCCCAGTCCACCGGCTGGTCGGGGCTGTGCAAGAACCTTGGCAGTTTCTTCCCGGCGCAGCAGCGTGGGCGGGTGCTGGGGCTATGGAGTTCGTGCTACGCCTTCGGCGGCCTGGTGGCGTCGCCGTTTGCCGGCTGGTGGGCGTATACGCTGATCGGCACCTGGCATGCAGCGTTTATCTCAAGTGCGGCCGTGGTCGCGGTGGTGGCGGTGCTGTTCTTCATTTTCCAGCGCAACACGCCACAGGATGTGGGATTGCCAGCGGTGGAACCGGAGCCGGAGCAGACCGCTGCCGAAAAGAGTGCCAGTGTGCTGGAGCCGTTGCGGGCCATCTTGCGCAACCGCACGGTGTTGACCCTGGGGCTGGCGTACTTTCTGTTGAAACCGGCGCGTTACGCGATCCTGTTGTGGGGGCCGGTGATTGTGTATGAGCAGATGCCCTCGGTGGGCAAGGTCGGCGCAGCGATTGTGCCCACGGCGTTCGAACTGGCGGGGTTGCTGGGGCCGATCATGATCGGCATGGCGTCCGACAAACTGTTCGGCGCCCGGCGCATGCCGGCCTGTGTCCTCAGCCTGTTGGCGCTGACGGTGGCGCTGGCGTTGTTCATGGGCGCCTTGCACACCGGCAGCGTGGTGCTGGTGATGGCGTTGCTGTTTGTGATGGGCCTGACCCTGTATGGGCCGGACTCGATGATCAGCAGCACCGCCGCCATCGACTTCGGCACCGCCAAGGCTGGCGCGACGGCGGCGGGGTTCGTCAACGGCTGCGGTTCGGTGGGGGCGATTCTTGGCGGCTTGTTGCCAGGCTACTTCGACACGGTCACGGTGTTTATCGTGTTTGCCGGCGCCGCGCTGTTTTCCTCGCTGGTGTTGATGCCGTACTGGAACGCCAGACCGGCGGTGCTGGCACAGGTGGGCGACTTCGTGCCCGACCGTGAGCGCGCAATCAATCCCTTGCGGACCTGAGGGGCATGGCCGGTTTTTTGGTGGATTAGAGTGTTTCAGCGCTATAAACTCTGCCCCCAAAGCGCCGGCCAGTAGACGTCTCGGCGCGATGGACAGAAGAGAGTGAGTCATGGGCGCACAGTGGAAAGTCAAACATAAAGAAGCGGCATCCAATGCCAAGGGCAAGATCTTCGGCAAGCTGGTGAAAGAGATCACCATTGCCGCCCGCAACGGTGCCGACACTGCCACCAACGCACATTTGCGCCTGGTGGTGGAGCAGGCCAAAAAGGCCTCGATGCCCAAGGAAACCCTGGAACGCGCGATCAAGAAAGGCGCCGGTCTGCTCGGTGAGACCGTGCAATACCACCGTGTGACCTACGAAGGTTTTGCCCCGCACCAGGTGCCGCTGATCGTTGAATGCGTGACCGACAACATCAACCGCACCGTGGCGGAAATCCGTGTGGCGTTCCGCAAGGGGCAACTGGGTGCTTCGGGCTCTGTGGCCTGGGACTTCAACCATGTGGGCCTGATCGAAGCGTCGCCGGACAGCCCGGACGCCGATCCGGAAATGGCCGCGATTGAAGCCGGTGCCCAGGATTTCGAAGAAGGCGAAGAAGAGGGCACCACCCTGTTCATCACCGAGACCACCGACCTGGACGCCGTGCAGAAAGCCTTGCCGGAGCAGGGTTTCACCGTGTTGTCGGCCAAGCTGGGCTACATCGCGAAGAACCCGGTGAGCGGTTTGAGCGATGAGCAGATGGCTGAAGTCGAAGCCTTCCTGGAAGGCTTGGACAACCATGATGACGTGCAGGACATGTTCGTCGGGTTGGCGGGTTAATCCTAACCGGATGTGAACTCGGCCCAAATGTGGGAGCGGGCTTGCTCGCGAATACGGTGTACCAGCCAAGTATGTATTGACTGACACACCGTATTCGCGAGCAAGCCCGCTCCCACATGGGTTTAGCGAAGTTTGGAAGACTGCAACAGGGTTGTGATTGCCTCGAACCCAGGCCGGGCCAGCACCTCCGGCTGGCAGCAGTTATCCCGCAAGGCTTCCAGCGCCACGCGCTTTTCCTCGCTCAATCCCGTATCAATCCTTTCCAGCAGCTCCCCCAGCAACACGCCGAACGCGCGCACTTCTATACGCTGCAACGCGCGGGTTTCCTGGCTGTCGACCGTGGCGTGAAACGACGCGGCACCAAAGTCCCCCAGCAAACATTCACCGGCTTCATTCCACAGAATGTTATGGCCGTACAGATCGCCGTGGGTGATGCCTTGCTCGTGCAGGTGCGCCGCCACCGAAGCGATGCCCCGGGCCATGCGCAGCGCCACCTCCGCGCTGAAACGGGTGGTGGGCTCGTAGATATCCCGGGTGCACGACGCCAGGCTCGGCAAGGCCGCGAGGTTGCGGTAGCTCGGCTCGATCAGTTGCATCACCAGCGCCGCCTGGCCTTGGGGATGCTCGACCACCCGGCCTTCAACCTTGATCAGGTTGGCATGCAGTCCGGCGGCGATGCAGGCGTGCATTTCGTGCAGGGGCGAGCCGTCACTGGTAATGCTGCCTTTATAGAGTTTGACCGCCACCGCCTTGGCCGCCCCGTTTGGCGAGGTCCAGGACGCTTTGCGGATGATTCCGGAAGCGCCTTCCCCCAACACTTCGCCCAATTCCAGCTCGGACCAGGGAATGTTTGGCGTCGCGTCATGCCGGGCCTCTTCCACGGCCATCTCTACCGGGTTGCCGGCGTAGGCCAGCCAGGTCAGGCTCGGCAAGGTCAGCAGCCAGTCCGGCAAGCGGGTCAGGCGGTTGGAGGCGATGCGGATCAGTTCGAGGTTTTTGCACTGGGCCAGGCTTTGCGGCAACTGCTCCAGATGGTTGCCGGCCAGCATCAGCTTTTGCAGCAAGGGCCGTTCACCCAGCTCCCTCGGCAACTGGCTGATGCGGTTATCGGTGAGGATCAGCCAGCGCAACAGTGGCGGCAGCGACGCCGCCGGGACGCTGCTGATCTGGTTCGACTTGAAGCTGATCATGCTCAACTGCGCGCATTGACCCAGGCATTCCGGCACTTCGGTAAAGGCGTTTTCCGGACAGAACAGCACGCGCAGATGCGGCAGACGGTGCAGGTCATCCGGCAGGCTGCTGAGGGTGTTGCCGGAAAGGTTGAGGATTTCCAGGGAATCGGCCAGGTCGAAGATTTCCCGGGGGAACTCCGTCAGTCCACAGGACAGGTCCAGGCGCTTGATACCGGCCAACTGACCGGCCTTGAGTTGGGCAAGGGTATCCATGAACGGCGCGTCACTCGGCAATGGGGGCGTGAATGGCGCTCATGATAGCGGGTTGCGGCCCGATCTTCTGCAACTGCCCCAGGCGGCTGGCGGTGCGGGCCAAGTCGATGGCCTGGCCGCTGAGGGATTGTTCCAGCGGCTGCTCGCCGATCAGCACCAGGTGTTTATCCTGGTCGTAGAGCACGTCCACCAGGTTGATGAACCGTTGTTGGGTGGCAATCGGGCACTCCGCCAGATGCGGCAGGCCGTCGATGATCCAGCGGTCGTAGTCGCGGCACAGTTGCAGATAGTCCATGACCGCGGTCGGTTGTTCGCACAGGTCGCTGAAGCTGAAGGCGATGCTGCGACCCTGATGCCTGCGGGCAATCAGTTGCCGGGCACCCACCGCCAGGTTCAGTGGTGGGTGATCCACTGACGGCAGGCCCAGGGCCTCGCGCTGCGCAGATGTGCCGGGCCAGACGAACCGGCCTGCCGTAAAGCGCTGCTCGCCATGGGCTTGGGCCAGGCCGCGATAATCCTGGGGGGCACTGACTTCCATCACGTCCATGCGCGCACTGATCAGCTCGATCACCGGCTTGAATCGCTGGTGATACAACGGGTTCGGCAACAGCCCGGCAGGCGGGTAATTGGAGGTCACCAGCACCCACACCCCGCGCCGGAACAGCGCCTTGAACAGGCGGCTGATCAGCATCGCGTCGCCGATGTCGTGCACGTGAAACTCGTCGAAGCACAGCACGCGGCAGCCATCGAGCAGTTCATCCAGGGTCACGCCCAGGGCATCGCGCTGCTGGCGATGGGTAAACATCCCCTGGTGCAGGCGGGCGAAAAAGTCGTGGAAGTGCATGCGCTGTTTCTCGGCAACCGGCAGTGCCTGGAAAAAACCGTCCAGCAGCCAGCTTTTGCCCCGGCCTACGGCGCCGTGCAGGTACAGGCTGCGGGTGGGGCGCCCGGCCAGCAGGTGGGCGGTTTGTCGGGCCATGTCCTCGATGACCTGCAACTGGCTGGGGCTGAGGGTATAGCCCTGTTGCCGGGCCTTGCCTTGAAAAAAAGCCGCGATGCCGGGGTCGGCGTCGGTCGCCGCAGGTTTACCCAGCAACCGTTTGAGCAGGGGCGGTAAAGCAGCCAATGTCAGTCACTCTGTATGTCGGTGGTCGCTCACTTTAGAGCGCCGGTTACGGTTTGACCAATAGAGAAGCACACCGCCAGCTATCTGGAAACGGCATGGCTGAATGGATCCAAAACAACGGCTTGACTGGCGGATTCCCCTCAAGTGACTAACCTCATACACAGCGGTCACCCCTGTATAAGGATTTGGGGCAGTGAAGGGACAAGCAGTCTTGGCAATCATGAGCGCGATGCTCTGCAACACGGTTTATGGTGCACAGCTCCAGGTTGAGGTGCGCATCGACGTGCAGCGCGGTTGCCAGTTGGTCGGCACCACGCGTGAGGCCGGCATCGAGCAGCTCGGCGTGCTGGATTTTGGCAGCGGCTCCCGCCTGGATGACCCGGCTGGCCCGTTGAGTGCAGCCTTGATCAGCCAGCGCCAGCCACGCCTGGAGTGCAACCCGGACACGCCGTATCAGATGCGCGTCGACGGCGGCCTGCATGGCGGCGTCGGCGAAGTGCGTTACCTGGGCGCCGCCGCCCCTTCGATCAAACCCATTCCCTACCGAATTTATGCCGACGCCGCGCGCCGCATCCCCTTGGCCGTGGAC from Pseudomonas yamanorum harbors:
- a CDS encoding 1-aminocyclopropane-1-carboxylate deaminase/D-cysteine desulfhydrase, with product MGPFDWLPHAPLEPLKLDWMGPVEVAVLRLDRIDPLISGNKWFKLTEHLAQGRAAGASGIISLGGAYSNHLHALAAAGKRFGFPTVGLLRGHPQDTPTVLDLNAFGMQLHWLGYGGYRARNEPDFWLPWREQYPHLHPVPEGGGGLTGALGCGVLVSQAQAQLGGLGWADYHGWWLAAGTGTTLAGLVLAEAGAHPVYGALAVPDDHGVAQQVRALVQEGYELLEASRGGFAKVDPELLAFIDATEQACGLPLEPLYTGKALLALKQQIEAGRFSPGTRLIFVHTGGLQGRRGFQSY
- a CDS encoding cytochrome b; this translates as MPWKNSDTRYSTMSIALHWLMVVLLAVVYACIELRGQFPKGSGGRTLIVEMHFMFGLTVFVLVWLRLFARSLGVAPKIVPAPPQWQSFLATLMHMALYALMIGMPIAGWLIVSAEGHSVMFYGIELPPLIAENKALAKEIESWHVLFGKVGYWLIGLHALAGLGHHYVLRDNTALRMMPGKRGNLQ
- the phnX gene encoding phosphonoacetaldehyde hydrolase is translated as MNYANPTQLQAAILDWAGTVVDFGSFAPTQIFVEAFAEFDVQVSIEEARGPMGMGKWDHIRTLCDQPQVAERYRKAFGRTPTDDDVTAIYQRFMPLQIEKIAEHSALIPGALDTIANLRTQGIKIGSCSGYPKQVMDKVVELAATNGYVADHVVATDEVPNGRPWPAQALANVIALGIDDVAACVKIDDTVPGILEGRRAGMWTVALTCSGNALGLTYEQFRALDADTLASERTRIEAMFEGSRPHYMIDTITDLPAVIANINQRLARGEMPQGY
- a CDS encoding 2-aminoethylphosphonate--pyruvate transaminase, which codes for MSTAAPILLTPGPLTTSARTRQAMMVDWGSWDDRFNQLTASLCEQLLVIVNGTASHHCVPLQGSGTFAVEAAIGTLVPRDGKVLVLINGAYGKRLAKICEVLGREFSTFETAEDEPTTAADVDRLLHADKGITHIALIHCETSTGILNPLPEIAQVIARHGKRLIIDAMSSFGALPIDAREVPFDALIAASGKCLEGVPGMGFVFAEKRALAAAQGNSHSLAMDLFDQHSYMAKTGQWRFTPPTHVVAALHEALLQYNEEGGLPARHQRYADNCQALLDGMAELGLRSFLPAAIQAPIIVTFHAPKDPRYQFKEFYERVKAKGFILYPGKLTQVETFRVGCIGHVNQAEMQAAVAAVAEVLQEMNVLDI
- a CDS encoding LysR substrate-binding domain-containing protein, translating into MNLFQLRAFDAVAREGSFTRAAERLFISQPAVTGHIKALEEHYQIALLRRTARRVELTEEGTKLAAITRAIFGLVEEAQTLLEANRQLLTGRLEVAADGPHMVMPMLASLRQRYPGITVNLRLGNAQETLAALLSERADVAVLTEVEPRKGLHLQPLIESRICALVPAGHPWLAEPAGIRLEQLDQVIMVLREPSSITRRTFDDACAQAGVQPKVLLELDSREAVTEAVAAELGVGVVSSMEVSRDPRVHAIPIQGEGLVNRHVIGCMERRRELRLIQAFFELAP
- a CDS encoding LysR substrate-binding domain-containing protein, whose protein sequence is MSVSHAQLKAFHAVAVHGSFTHAAERLFLSQPAISDQVRKLEERFGVLLFHRNKRSVRLTDLGERLLSITQRLFAVAAEAEELLQDSRALQTGTLTLAVDAPVHVLPQIARFCQLYPGISVKIETGNTDESLFRLYNYQADLALLGRDVDDERLLSLPLPDDQLLAFVARNHPWASRESICLADLDDTPLVLREIGSVTRQTLEQEMHQAGLRIRPAIQVEGREAAREAVVVGIGVGVVSAAEFGADSRVYAMPIRDCTQRMKETLVCLKEQSSRRVVATFLEIVRESLR
- a CDS encoding MFS transporter, encoding MNTPLSNIKRWRVQIFAITWLAYAAFYFTRKAFSVAKLGIVDDPSFPLDKMMMANLDGIYLAAYAVGQFTWGMLADRFGPRVVVLGGLLISAAAALVMGTFATLPIFVTCMLIQGLAQSTGWSGLCKNLGSFFPAQQRGRVLGLWSSCYAFGGLVASPFAGWWAYTLIGTWHAAFISSAAVVAVVAVLFFIFQRNTPQDVGLPAVEPEPEQTAAEKSASVLEPLRAILRNRTVLTLGLAYFLLKPARYAILLWGPVIVYEQMPSVGKVGAAIVPTAFELAGLLGPIMIGMASDKLFGARRMPACVLSLLALTVALALFMGALHTGSVVLVMALLFVMGLTLYGPDSMISSTAAIDFGTAKAGATAAGFVNGCGSVGAILGGLLPGYFDTVTVFIVFAGAALFSSLVLMPYWNARPAVLAQVGDFVPDRERAINPLRT
- a CDS encoding YebC/PmpR family DNA-binding transcriptional regulator; this encodes MGAQWKVKHKEAASNAKGKIFGKLVKEITIAARNGADTATNAHLRLVVEQAKKASMPKETLERAIKKGAGLLGETVQYHRVTYEGFAPHQVPLIVECVTDNINRTVAEIRVAFRKGQLGASGSVAWDFNHVGLIEASPDSPDADPEMAAIEAGAQDFEEGEEEGTTLFITETTDLDAVQKALPEQGFTVLSAKLGYIAKNPVSGLSDEQMAEVEAFLEGLDNHDDVQDMFVGLAG
- a CDS encoding leucine-rich repeat-containing protein kinase family protein; translation: MDTLAQLKAGQLAGIKRLDLSCGLTEFPREIFDLADSLEILNLSGNTLSSLPDDLHRLPHLRVLFCPENAFTEVPECLGQCAQLSMISFKSNQISSVPAASLPPLLRWLILTDNRISQLPRELGERPLLQKLMLAGNHLEQLPQSLAQCKNLELIRIASNRLTRLPDWLLTLPSLTWLAYAGNPVEMAVEEARHDATPNIPWSELELGEVLGEGASGIIRKASWTSPNGAAKAVAVKLYKGSITSDGSPLHEMHACIAAGLHANLIKVEGRVVEHPQGQAALVMQLIEPSYRNLAALPSLASCTRDIYEPTTRFSAEVALRMARGIASVAAHLHEQGITHGDLYGHNILWNEAGECLLGDFGAASFHATVDSQETRALQRIEVRAFGVLLGELLERIDTGLSEEKRVALEALRDNCCQPEVLARPGFEAITTLLQSSKLR
- the zapE gene encoding cell division protein ZapE produces the protein MAALPPLLKRLLGKPAATDADPGIAAFFQGKARQQGYTLSPSQLQVIEDMARQTAHLLAGRPTRSLYLHGAVGRGKSWLLDGFFQALPVAEKQRMHFHDFFARLHQGMFTHRQQRDALGVTLDELLDGCRVLCFDEFHVHDIGDAMLISRLFKALFRRGVWVLVTSNYPPAGLLPNPLYHQRFKPVIELISARMDVMEVSAPQDYRGLAQAHGEQRFTAGRFVWPGTSAQREALGLPSVDHPPLNLAVGARQLIARRHQGRSIAFSFSDLCEQPTAVMDYLQLCRDYDRWIIDGLPHLAECPIATQQRFINLVDVLYDQDKHLVLIGEQPLEQSLSGQAIDLARTASRLGQLQKIGPQPAIMSAIHAPIAE
- a CDS encoding Csu type fimbrial protein, with the protein product MSAMLCNTVYGAQLQVEVRIDVQRGCQLVGTTREAGIEQLGVLDFGSGSRLDDPAGPLSAALISQRQPRLECNPDTPYQMRVDGGLHGGVGEVRYLGAAAPSIKPIPYRIYADAARRIPLAVDVPVSGRVPDSGTVDLPLYGRIEPLKEIPAVGRYSDLLKVTVTW